Proteins encoded together in one Mastacembelus armatus chromosome 15, fMasArm1.2, whole genome shotgun sequence window:
- the LOC113132166 gene encoding gamma-aminobutyric acid receptor subunit pi, giving the protein MNREAVVRLLESSLLMAEVKEGEILPPTIQRLMKGYNKYLRPFFDNGPVTVGMSLDIASIDTISEINMDYTATIFLRQRWTDERLVFEGNKSLSLDGRLVELLWVPDTFIVDSKKSFLHDITVENRLIRIFPNGTVLYALRITTTVACNMDLTKYPMDKQTCTLQLESWGYNINDVMFYWTRGNESVSGLDTLQLAQYTVEDHYTSVSEAIYETGRYPRLVFHFELKRSILYFILETYVPSSLLVVLSWVSFWISLSSVPARICIGVTTVLTMTTLMMGARTSLPNANCFIKAIDVYLGICFSFIFGALIEYAVAHFCTLTHTNTHMLMYGQQIHDFDDEMNGIVTTISTYSNRAKRRKEPAETPPPAPTSTELTGSPSGPSSSEPKPEALPPEHTNWCLTVLAIIRKVLRSINCCHVENPHHIDNYSRVTFPLSFVIVNLLYWTYYLYF; this is encoded by the exons ATGAACAGAGAGGCGGTTGTGAG GTTGTTAGAGAGCTCGTTGCTCATGGCAGAAGTAAAGGAAGGAGAGATCCTACCTCCTACCATTCAGAGGCTGATGAAAGGATACAACAAGTACCTCAGGCCTTTCTTTGACA ATGGTCCTGTAACAGTGGGCATGAGCTTGGATATTGCCAGCATTGACACCATTTCTGAGATAAACATG GACTACACTGCCACCATATTCCTTCGGCAACGCTGGACAGACGAGCGCTTGGTTTTTGAAGGCAACAAAAGCCTGAGTCTTGATGGGCGGCTAGTGGAGCTCCTCTGGGTCCCTGACACCTTTATCGTGGACTCCAAGAAATCCTTTCTCCATGACATCACTGTGGAGAACAGACTGATCCGGATTTTCCCCAATGGGACCGTCCTTTATGCACTGAG gaTTACCACCACCGTGGCCTGCAACATGGACCTGACCAAGTATCCCATGGACAAGCAGACCTGCACGCTGCAACTGGAAAGCT GGGGTTACAACATCAATGATGTCATGTTTTACTGGACCAGAGGAAATGAGTCCGTCAGTGGTTTAGACACTCTGCAGCTGGCTCAGTACACTGTAGAAGACCATTACACATCGGTTTCAGAGGCCATCTATGAAACTG GGCGTTACCCCAGACTGGTCTTCCACTTTGAACTGAAGAGGAGCATTCTGTACTTCATCCTGGAGACATATGTTCCTTCAAGCCTGCTGGTGGTTCTTTCATGGGTGTCCTTTTGGATTTCCCTGTCCTCTGTTCCAGCACGTATTTGTATAG GAGTGACCACAGTACTGACCATGACCACTCTGATGATGGGAGCCCGGACGTCATTACCTAATGCCAACTGCTTCATCAAGGCCATTGATGTTTATTTGGGAATCTGCTTCAGCTTTATCTTTGGGGCACTCATTGAGTACGCTGTGGCCCATTTTTGTACgctcacacacaccaacacccacATGCTCATG TACGGACAACAAATTCACGACTTTGATGATGAAATGAACGGCATTGTCACCACCATCTCCACTTACTCCAACAGAGCCAAAAGGCGCAAGGAGCCTGCAGAAACACCTCCCCCAGCTCCCACCTCAACAGAACTCACTGGCAGCCCATCCGGCCCCTCGAGCAGTGAGCCTAAGCCCGAGGCGTTGCCTCCGGAGCACACCAACTGGTGCCTCACTGTTCTGGCTATCATCCGCAAAGTGCTCCGCTCCATAAACTGTTGTCATGTGGAGAACCCCCACCACATAGACAACTACTCCAGAGTCACCTTTCCCCTGTCTTTTGTCATCGTTAACCTGCTCTACTGGACTTATTATCTGTACTTCTAG